In the genome of Ziziphus jujuba cultivar Dongzao chromosome 10, ASM3175591v1, the window ttggaagaggagatgcagtgccccgatgaagatatggtgaggatttctgggttcatgttagagggagacgcccggaagtggtggcagatggagaagacccgcagaaggcatacgtgggatcagttcaagattgccttctctactgagttttgtcctcctgcctatcgtgaggcaagaaggagagagttcgaggaactgcgacaggggaacatgacagtgaccgagtacgagaggagattccgggaactatcagaattctgcatgcacctgattcctgacgatcacacgaagaagatgaggttcatagatggattgaaagagagcatcggctacaccctttctggatcagtacatcccacctatcagtccgccagagatgcagcgctcgagctagagagacaggaggagatacgcagaccctcaaggcgcagatctttcgaaggttcgtatagcggagtacctcaacagggggcaactaaaagaagccatagttcaggctcagacaatgatgggttaagcccacgaggcagattccagaggagagatagttatcgtatgccccagccagctcgccattcgatcagtgtggatacaagctcgtaccagcagtcacgcattggttctctgcggatttgtccactttgtagggggaatcattctgggcagtgtcagatggatggtttatgctttcggtgtgggcagccaggccacataaggagggattgcccttatggtagcggcagtgtgctaggagcaggtcgacggacacagcatacgggagtatttccaggacagagttcccaggggagtcagccagtaggagtttcttcgggatcagtccagccgtctgcaggatcgagtcgaggtagaggaaggagaccccagcagacaagtcaaggccgggtgtttgctatgacgcagcagggagccaggactacgcccgacgatttcacaggtactttgatgatttttggtaatgacacgtgtgtacttatagacccgggagcaacacattcgttcatctcaagagagtctgtcgttcgggtcggtatgacccctactcctttagaatgtctgctagaactagccactcctgtaggagaatccttgtggcctagccagttaatcaaggaatgtttcttctgcatcgaagatcaagtgatggaagcggatctgatcctgttggatctattcggacttgaagtaagtttgggcatggattggttggtaaggaaccacttagtcgaggaagcgacgtaggagcccgaagcgcaagtgcgtgatcagaacccttatctgttctagtgacgtgcggaaatttcgaggacgaaatttttgtaaggggggaaggctgtaacaccccgtcctaaatcacaccggaatccgtgcacgttgaccgttgaccgttgaccgaaggggtcaaaagttgactttttgactcggtgggaatttcgagatgactagggtaccgtggcgaagtgcacgatgccacgagttcgtagactggtagcacgtcgaaaacggagctacggtttgaaagttatggacgaaacaagttgcggtccaaactgtccaaggggtgccggagttgactttttgtttatggggaattgagctttgactcatgcatggttgtgaagtgctcgtcgatacgagttcacagactagcggcacgctcaaaacggacatccggttaaaaagttatggacgtttgaagtttaccggataccgtattattttaatgttttttttgggtcggtgaacagtgaaacgccacgtgtcagtttctgattggtccacgtggcatgaacagtgtcacgcagggttttaattttgaaaaactctcggggaagagagagaaagagagagaagagagagaaagagagagaggagagagaaagagagagagagagccaccgccggccaccggattttgccactgttccggccgagttactgtacacacgccggacagaaagcttgcccacctcatttccggcaaaacctccaagtttcacggtgaacggccgccggacgcgcccggatcggacgtccgaagtttggcggcgatttttcccctccaccgccggccaccgcgaatcggcactgttccggccattttccggccacacgcgcctgacagccttgatcctctcctcaagtccggcctacccaccaaaaatcacggccatcggaccaccgacgcgccgggatcggagcgttttccggcgaggggtcgaaaatcttcaaacggtgatttctccgccgtccgacctccgttttgctcaccgtcggtcccgttggattgctctcctcacgatctacaaatctgcaaaatttcacagcaaacggccactgccggaaaatactgttccggtgacggttgccggtgacgtggcggcccgccggaaaatactgttccggcgagtacccgaaaattccggccagctccagtccgcagtgttcgacctcctgaacccaaatccgacttccgtttccgccaattcgcgacggtttgggagaattgcggagccgaaactcgaaaacctttccggcgagattccgaccccgtcgggtacgatcatcggaaagtaagaccgaatccgtgatcctcatcacgcgagcttcgattcggtatataactcgtaacccttagatgtcgcttggtgttcgctccccgggtatccatttgggaattacccgaataaaatattaatatttttggtttgtgcactgtggttgtttaggtgcacgcgcgagtagtggagtggatcccgaggaggatcttagttgatttgcgctctccaggtgagtgacccaccttcaaaaattattttgggcaattaattaaatttaattggtatttaatttagtatttaattacgctcatgtggtgtggtttaattatggttttaatgcggtttaatttaatttatttgttatgcatgagcaaggtatgtttcggtattaattttacgtggtttcaaatgtgatttctcgggcataattgggttaaatattttgtgaaaataattggttaaattttataaattatgcccgcggtatttttattgtggtttgctgttatcgctgtttcgtaccgggtgattggataaaatatgtgggatggtgttttgtgaaattttggtatacttcccacggtggtttttggaaaaacggtacggttggttgttcatgtttatttttagacgcactcatacagtattggtgttctggtgtatggtgtatggacacgtggtttagcacgcggttattatatggtttagcgtgcggttattacttcacccgtgagttgccattggaccgtgggcaggcaaggttattgttgcgcacagccgcccccctccttggccgggtgatggtttttagcagtcggtactgtcgggacgccgaagtgaccactgcaggtttctctctttaacctcccgccagtcggtgctcgggacgctgggtatcggagggcatcaccggtatatggtgtggtgcgtcaggtgtaattgtcggtgtaattgcaaataatggtttaaaccccaaaggtgttcaaaatttatttattataatttattatatttttattatatatttggggtatgtatttatttaattgttgttgttaaattatttaatcccttggtttttgggaggtatgcacattgggttttgcgaaaaggttttaaaaagggaacatttcaaacggagcgattggtgagagttttgagggaaatcattattttccaaaggttattattatttattattaattgttggttaattgttattattttattattattatcaaaaggtgttcagtagttcgggttactcacggagatgattagcatctcacactcttaaattccgttcccttaggtgcaagtggtggtagacgttcttccggagcgaaccaagttttccgctgctgttgtgttttgaggagtttctttgtactctttcatttcagtgtattatttcttttcagccttgttgtatttctgttgtttagcacttcttaaagctctgtatactattggaatacttctgttttatttatgcactggactgttgttgctttgagaagtgttggaatttgtggaatcagtttgtagtttgtgggaggaataaggggatgtttttagaattgtgttttcagtacaggtaaattgtggtaagtaaatcccttaggggaggctctgtcggattttcctttggagggtccggtagggtttccctgggatcagggctgtctagggttccgggaaaggaatgctggacgggtcctgacaatgccTTCAATGAAATTCTCAATATATAGTTAAAATATATACcgcaatttataatttaaaaaaaaaaaaaaagagggagagagagagagagagagagagagagagagaaagagttgaGCATACATGTAGGGGTGGACATGGActggattggttcggttttggaccgaaatacaatccaatccatatatatcggtttttttaatttacaatccaaaccaaaccattaaagcattaaatccaaaccaaaccaaatcatttatgatcggtttggtttgaatTGGTTGATTGGTTTAAAActtactatataaatatataatacaaataaaaaaaatttcaaatttaaaatataaataataaattataattatccaaacataaaatacaattagaataatacaacatagtctacaatggaaaataaagaagaaaatgtagcaaatgatacacatcatgcactttttaaataccaaacgttaatgtcatcatctcactcctataaaatcaaattaaaattgttaaaacaaataatgtaaaataatacattcgtcaaaattcattcactcaagaatcaatgcataattcctttttttttttaactttaaaattttggtaaatcataagtcaatcaacgttgacagatttactaattttagttgattctgtaagctttacaaaaatcaaaacaataaaattagcaataaattatatttaaacatttatatatatatatatatatataagtaacaattggatacaatatatgtagatatatatatatatatatgatgggaatgtaaatatatatatatatatattatggtgatagtGATGGACTGGTGGCAGGCGgtaacaaaggtaaatgtttagtttaggattataatttacaatttgatttgtgATTTGGGATATGGGAATgtaaaagggaaaaatatatatatatatatatatatatattaaaaatcaatatataaaaatggaaaaaaatttaaaaattaatacataaaaatgaaaaaaaaaatactaaaattaatatataaaaatgaaaaaaataaaaaatatataattttttattatataatatattatttggattggattggattggattggatttatatttccaatccataaccaatccaatccatacaatttataatattttgaacccaatccaatccaattgatgtaaaaatccaatccaaaccgttaaaaatggattggattggacagGTTGAACGAGTTGGATtagattttgcccacccctacatACATGTAgtcaaataatacaaaaaaaaatttaccttaAAGGATTTCAGTTTTATTGAGGTATAAGCTGTTGGTGGCTAAAAGAATGAAGATGCACACTGCCTTTACGTTTTCTCCATGATGGATGAAGGTGAAATTTTGCGGTCATGTTAAATGCGGACCAAACGTTTCCTAGCCATAACGAGGTTGGTTTTCACCATCCACGGTGAATGAAGGAAAACTCGATGAGTTCAAGGCTATATTTGGAACTCGAACAACTGTTGCcggcaaaaataaaattaaaaaaaattaggaaaattgGTTCATTAGGTaggaagctttttttttttttttttttttttttgcccctttctttatatatatatatatatatatatatatatatatatatatatatatatatatatatatatattttttttttaatgtggagACGTAACTATGTAGGAAGCTTTTTGACTATCACGATACAACCCAATTATTTATACTGGATCATTCATTAATACTACAACAGGAAACGTCCAATCTCGAGGAGGCCAAGGGAGTTGAATCTTCAACGTTTTAGGATAATACCTACTACAGCACTTAGGGGACATCAAAGCTCGAACATATATTGCCAGGTTGTTTTTGCATAAATTAGATTCATATACAAACATACAAACACAACACAGAATTTCTTTAAACTCTGATCACAGTTGGTGAAGAGTCTGGCTGGCCCACCGATGAAGACTTCGAAACTTCCATTATTACGGGAGCTTGTTCCAAGCAGCTTTGAGTATCATCACTGATTATTCCAAATGTCATCTTCTCTACTTCTTCTTGGGTATAGATGTGGATCTTTGAGACAACGTTACAAAATTCACTGACCATAACAAACATTACAATCaataattggaaaaaataaCGGTTGGGATTACTTTCAACGATCTTCTGAaactttttacccaaaaaaaaaaaaaaaaaagaaggatctTCTGAGATTAAACAAGTGGTTTTGAACCATATTTTGCATAATGTATGCATGCAGCTATTATCATGATGAAGTAGAAAACGATAAAAGATCCAGTCAATAAGAGAGACTTACTGCCATGGATCATCACCAACAACCATTACATCATTCTCGCTGTCGGTGTACAAGATCCGCCATCCTTTCTCAGGATCTTCCAGTAGGCCTTCCATGCTAAATAGTCGCTCTAGTTCGCTCAGCAGGTCACTGTAGCCATTCAATCTTGAGAGGTCAATAGCTCTTCCCACTAAGCTGCCTTGCTTGTGAACCTTTCAATGATCATGTCTGACATCAGTTCAGCAAAGtcaaaaaaagtgaaaattgtaATTCAATTAGGCTGCTATTACAGCTTACCTTTGTACAGCTCCTCTTACTGGAATTCTGAGAGTTTGGAGTTGAAGTTTCCCCAGTCAAGGAAAACCCAAAAAGTTTACAACCAGTCGCAGTCCCGGTAAAACCATCGTCTTTTGAATTCCTTAGATTTGTTCCTACAGTGGGACGAGCAGATATACTCTCCTGTGGCTTATGCTCATTTGGTATATTTGATCTTCCAGCTCCATTCCTCATAACCCCAGTCTGAATAGAATATGGGTTAGTTTTGACATTCTCTCCCGGGAAGTTGGTAGCACTAGTGTGCATTGCTGGATTTTGGCCAGGTTTGTGACTGTCACCATAGGGAAAGTACATGTTTTGAAGTGACTCTGATGCTAGAGGGAAAAAATTGGGCTTGGATGCTTGATATGTGTTGAAAGATGTGCAACCAAGATTGGGTTTTCCCCAAGCTCCCAGGCTGAAATCAGCTTTTCCTGTCAGGGACCTCAATGGGCATATTTCTTGACCTTGCAAGACCTTCGGAAACCTACTGCTTTCCGCAAAGCCAGGGTAGGTGGTTGGGTGGGCCCTTATAAACTCGCCAATAGCAGCCTTCTGCGTTGTATTTGGTGCCAGACTCTGATGTGCTGGAGTATGCATATCAAATTCCAGCCGGTGGTTTACACTATCACAACCATAGAGGGGTGATATGAAACCTATATTTTCTTGACCTTGCAAGACCTTAGAGGATCTGACTGACTCCTCAAAGTCCAAAAACCCACCCCCTCCTGCTGcaagaaaaatatatcattaaagatGCATGAGTTGAAGAGTATGATGAACAAGTCACTTTTAAGTATCTCAATGGAAAGTGTTCTACCGGTTACAGGGTTGTTGGGCAGGTTTGCCTGCACACTTGTCCGCAGTTTCTTCAGTCTTGGGGATGACTGAATGCTAAACGGTGGGAGAGAAACAGAGGGATCTATCTCCCACGAAGACACTCGTTCTTGACGATCATTCCCAATATCTTCATCCCACCTGACCTGTTAGATGTTACAACACTGGTGTAACTATATCTTATAATTGGACGATGAGATAAGAAGTTGGTTTCTCACTTAGACATTTCATTTCATAAAGGAAATATACAGGAAgtacaaaaaaagaatattttgaatATGACGGAGCAGTGTCCATTTATGGGATTCAGTAAGGCCTTCATATAACTAATCGTTCTAAGACCAAAAAGCTAACCCATTTGGATAAACAAGAACAATCTGTTGAATCACCATCTATCTAAAAGCTCGAGCTTGTAGGAAGTGGAACCAAATATGCATATCAAACCTAGTTTCCAATTCTTCAATACTAACCTTACAGGTAAGCTCATTAAATAGGGGAAGAAATTGGGTGTAATAGGAAGTGGAACCAAATATGCATATCAAACATAGTTTCCAATTCTTCAATACTAGCCTGACATGTAAGCTCATTAAATAGGGGAAGAAATTGGGCTTTACACTCGTGAAACAATTAGTTACCACACATTCAATGCAAATTCAAATGGGGTTACCAAGATTCAAACTCAAGACCTCACCAAGTTACAATACTCCGCCTAATGCCCATTAACAGAGAGAAGAAATCAGACCTTAGACTTGTCAAATAATTAGTTAACACAAATTCAATGCAAAATTAAATGGGTGTACCAAGATTGAAACTCAAGGCCTCACGGTCACCAATGCTCTTATACCTTGAATCGCTACGTATACCAAAAGCTTAAGCTTGAGCCTGAAGAATGTGGGTCCAACCATATATCTAATGTATATTCCAACAATTTAATACaatcaaaacccaaaaattttAGGCCTCcgaaaattattttgtgaattaTGAAAAATGAAAGGTGCAAACAAAAAATGGAGAAAGCAAAGATGATATGAGAATCTTATCCATTTATTGTGAAAGATATCaaacaaaaaatcattttaagaaAATTCCAGAATAGCACAAATATCAAGAAAAACAATGCATAAAATAGAATATCTCTAAAATGTGAAAGGAGAAATTAAAATTTGCACCATCAAGCATCTCCATTTAGAGTTTGGCCACCTATAGGGATCCAAGTCACCAATTCCAGTGACTACACCACTGCATCTGCAAAAGCAGACCTAAGTTATACCttatgagaaaaataattatgtaacCCATAGAGCCAACGTATAAAAACCTTCTTTCTGGCGAATCTTCCATGTCAAATCTCATTTTGAATCTTGTCCCAATGGTCACTGGATTTGTAAcacttttaatatatttttggtagGGAATGACAAACTCCGCATGACTTGCCCTGCATTTCAGGATTATTGAATAAGTTAGAATAAGATTCTTTCACAAGCATAAGTCTTGCTAAGCATGTTATTTCATATctccaagaaaaatattgaaataaaacttAGACATTGTAGATAGATGCATGTCACAGGTGAAAAAGCTCTTAGGAACTTGATGGAAAAAGCTTGAAATAACATGATGGTTGTAAAAACTCTCTTTAATTGAGTTAATCTCGTAGACAggggaaaaatggaaaatgaattCAATTATAAGAATGGTGAACTAATCTCTGCAATGATAAGGCTCTAAGTACTTTTGACAATTTTATAAACCTATGCAACTATATCTCACAACCTTTCACtagtacatacatatatgtatttgcATTCGCTTTTCCTATGTGCTCCAAATGATTTAAACCTCAACGAATGAATTGTTTTTCCACCCTCATAGATAGTTCATGCTCTCCAACACTATTAAATAACATCACTCAGTATTGTAGAATATGGATCCAATGTTCATGATTTAACTGTTCCCCTTTCTATATACAATGCGAAACATACACAACACTTCTATAAAGGGAAAGCTATTGTAAATCATTTAGACCCCCTACCATCCTGCTGCTCTGTTATTcacattaattttataaaacctAAGAGTCCCTAAAAGCAAATATTGAACAGACTGTATCCTGTCTGGTCTTGGTTGTGTTCTCAAATAGGTAACCTTGTTGAAGACATCAAACTCACTCAGGATCTGATTTACTCAAATCAAGTCCATGCCACCAAGTCTTCACATAAATGAACATGAAATACTATTTTCTTTCCTAAAACACGTATTGCAGGTTTCACCATATCAGGACATAGAAGAATCAATAACATACGTCACCTAGGTATGTGCAGACTTCTACAGATAATAAGTCTTAAATTGAGATATAGACATTCCTCCCTTTCCCTTctacaaatttttatattcaaacagattgcccaaaaaaaacaaagtaaaaaatacATAGCATATCATTATCAATTTTATGATTGTATTGCCGTAAACACTCATTTGTTATAATGAAATTTGGGAAGCATATCCTATTATTTCTTAAATGTTTAGTCCACAATACTAAACAAGCTTGTTTCTTGTCGCAAGTGCTAAAGGTGCTATATCCCACTTAGAGttttagatttaaattcaaataataactGATAAAAAAACCATTTCATAAGATATATAGATGTACAGTCTCGCTCCAGTGGGGATGTAAGTTGAGAACATCATGAGGATGCACATCCAACAATGTTGAGGACATTGTGAAGTTTGCGAGATGTGCATCCTAACAATGTCCTCAACTTAGCATCCTCACCTAAGTTtggtagtatatatatatatatatatatatatatacatttatatatatcaatttcagAGGCATCTCTAGTTAGAATCTACGTTCTTTTACTGAGTTAAATTATCATTGTAAGACAATAAGTACTGCAAGCACTTGAGGAGAGTAAATTTCTATTCCTGAAACTAACGTTATTCCAGTTTTAAAATCATCACAAGAATCCACTTTAAAACCAAAGGATTCATAGATTTTGCAAGTTTAACTCAACTCTTAGTTGTCTAAACCTCttctaaaaattctaaaatgtgCTTTCTTTTcagttttgaatattttctttgcaTCATTCACACGTTTAGT includes:
- the LOC107416521 gene encoding auxin response factor 4 isoform X2 — encoded protein: MIPNLVNFLDHLDPYYTLAEEEKNAFCNGDCDKGCCVCCLSSSTSSCSSNSSSAPVSSSIYLELWHACAGPLTSLPKKGNVVVYFPQGHLEQVASSSPFSPMEMPTFDLQPQIFCKVVNVQLLANKENDEVYTHVTLLPQPELVGMKLEGKELEELGVDEGSGGSPTKSTPHMFCKTLTASDTSTHGGFSVPRRAAEDCFPPLDYKQQRPSQELVAKDLHGVEWRFRHIYRGQPRRHLLTTGWSIFVSQKNLVSGDAVLFLRGENGELRLGIRRAVRPRNGLPDSIVGNQNSYPSVLSLVANAISTKSMFHVFYSPRASHAEFVIPYQKYIKSVTNPVTIGTRFKMRFDMEDSPERRCSGVVTGIGDLDPYRWPNSKWRCLMVRWDEDIGNDRQERVSSWEIDPSVSLPPFSIQSSPRLKKLRTSVQANLPNNPVTGGGGFLDFEESVRSSKVLQGQENIGFISPLYGCDSVNHRLEFDMHTPAHQSLAPNTTQKAAIGEFIRAHPTTYPGFAESSRFPKVLQGQEICPLRSLTGKADFSLGAWGKPNLGCTSFNTYQASKPNFFPLASESLQNMYFPYGDSHKPGQNPAMHTSATNFPGENVKTNPYSIQTGVMRNGAGRSNIPNEHKPQESISARPTVGTNLRNSKDDGFTGTATGCKLFGFSLTGETSTPNSQNSSKRSCTKVHKQGSLVGRAIDLSRLNGYSDLLSELERLFSMEGLLEDPEKGWRILYTDSENDVMVVGDDPWHEFCNVVSKIHIYTQEEVEKMTFGIISDDTQSCLEQAPVIMEVSKSSSVGQPDSSPTVIRV
- the LOC107416521 gene encoding auxin response factor 4 isoform X7, with the protein product MIPNLVNFLDHLDPYYTLAEEEKNAFCNGDCDKGCCVCCLSSSTSSCSSNSSSAPVSSSIYLELWHACAGPLTSLPKKGNVVVYFPQGHLEQVASSSPFSPMEMPTFDLQPQIFCKVVNVQLLANKENDEVYTHVTLLPQPELVGMKLEGKELEELGVDEGSGGSPTKSTPHMFCKTLTASDTSTHGGFSVPRRAAEDCFPPLDYKQQRPSQELVAKDLHGVEWRFRHIYRGQPRRHLLTTGWSIFVSQKNLVSGDAVLFLRGENGELRLGIRRAVRPRNGLPDSIVGNQNSYPSVLSLVANAISTKSMFHVFYSPRASHAEFVIPYQKYIKSVTNPVTIGTRFKMRFDMEDSPERRCSGVVTGIGDLDPYRWPNSKWRCLMVRWDEDIGNDRQERVSSWEIDPSVSLPPFSIQSSPRLKKLRTSVQANLPNNPVTAGGGGFLDFEESVRSSKVLQGQENIGFISPLYGCDSVNHRLEFDMHTPAHQSLAPNTTQKAAIGEFIRAHPTTYPGFAESSRFPKVLQGQEICPLRSLTGKADFSLGAWGKPNLGCTSFNTYQASKPNFFPLASESLQNMYFPYGDSHKPGQNPAMHTSATNFPGENVKTNPYSIQTGVMRNGAGRSNIPNEHKPQESISARPTVGTNLRNSKDDGFTGTATGCKLFGFSLTGETSTPNSQNSSKRSCTKT